The Lacipirellula parvula genome window below encodes:
- a CDS encoding phosphatidylinositol-specific phospholipase C/glycerophosphodiester phosphodiesterase family protein → MRSTIALPCIFVLSLATSLCRGEAPAPPRPLPQAHSHNDYEHDRPLLDALDRGFCNVEADVYLVDGKLLVAHDWIDLRPQRTLEALYLEPLKEQVEKNGGKLFPGDQRLTLLIDFKSDGEKTYPVLAATLKKYEDLISGMHDGKWTPRQIDVIISGNRPIELVANDKQRLAGLDGRVSDLDDANGSEAMPLVSDNWSSHFKWRGEGDFPAVERERLKTFVTKAHGQGRRLRFWGTPDTPEFWGVLQGAGVDVIGTDDLGALQRYLDRD, encoded by the coding sequence ATGCGTTCCACCATTGCATTGCCTTGCATCTTCGTCCTCTCCTTGGCGACAAGCCTCTGCCGCGGCGAGGCCCCTGCCCCGCCCCGCCCGTTGCCGCAGGCTCATTCGCACAACGACTACGAGCACGACCGGCCGCTGCTCGATGCATTGGACCGCGGGTTTTGCAACGTCGAGGCTGACGTCTACCTCGTTGACGGCAAGTTGCTCGTTGCCCACGATTGGATCGATTTGCGTCCGCAGCGCACGCTCGAAGCCCTCTACCTCGAACCACTCAAGGAACAGGTCGAGAAAAACGGCGGGAAGCTCTTCCCCGGCGATCAACGGCTGACGCTGCTCATCGACTTCAAATCGGACGGCGAGAAAACTTATCCCGTCCTAGCGGCGACTCTCAAAAAGTACGAAGACCTCATTTCCGGCATGCACGACGGCAAGTGGACGCCGCGACAAATTGACGTGATCATCAGCGGCAATCGGCCAATCGAACTTGTAGCGAACGACAAGCAGCGATTGGCAGGACTCGATGGCCGGGTAAGCGATCTCGACGATGCCAACGGCTCCGAGGCCATGCCGCTGGTGAGCGACAATTGGTCATCGCATTTCAAATGGCGCGGCGAAGGGGACTTTCCTGCGGTGGAACGCGAACGATTGAAGACGTTTGTCACGAAGGCCCACGGCCAAGGGCGGCGGCTGCGATTCTGGGGAACTCCTGATACGCCGGAGTTCTGGGGCGTGCTGCAAGGGGCGGGCGTCGATGTCATTGGAACCGATGATCTTGGGGCGCTGCAGCGAT
- a CDS encoding LamG-like jellyroll fold domain-containing protein, translating into MRSHRLSLCLALLSLALCIDASSAAVSKRVLIIGVDGAGGSYTQTANMPNLDALAAAGGARYDWLNEGALYENPPEGYGASGVNWSTITTGASAAHHGVIDNSFGGSHFDQYPFFFEYLKQKDPSLYTASIVDWAPINDVILDKSTADLSVQGVDDATVASTAVNLLTNGDPDAIFLHFDQVDHAGHSIGWGTGTYYTALQTVDGLIGNVMGALNARPGVVNGTESWLVMVTADHGGQGLSHYASQGTINWHVPFVISGPAIPDGAVLPQGTLRDVVPTALWHMGVDPFSTPVDGKVVGLTFGAPNGIVGDVNQDGIIAGNGKGPAASDDVTAFVQGWLTRNHPSVLESYRSGDLNLDRVTDLKDWIILNRLNPAMASAALASIRGVPEPASCGLAAFAVAALAAWRRKLRRASRLSGAAVLAATAATPIAASAALTDNLVALYEFDGNFLDSSGSPFLSNGTPVNGPQFTAGKIGQAMWLPGVKDYMSLNPATLTELNFGTTTDFSVSMWVRQDDFVSDPAVFSNKNWATGDNVGINWAVKGNGVFDLNTRASGGNRLDLDTAQNSAPLGVGVWSHVLMTIDRDGPTKLYINGVNTGTINLSSQGTFQSGLPWNVGQDGTGNYGPEFTGAVDELAIWRRALSPGEASQLWNTGAGIDLGAQVVDSRLRLVIDRNSGQMTIKNNMGATQPIIGYQITSDAGAFNRAGWTPIAGRLDDSGNGTVDVDDDWVVLTAANSVSDFSEASLGVGALVNGASISLGNGLWAKYHQENSDVKFLYADGVGDNPLEGIVEFVGNGGSAYVRGDVNFDGRLDSMDWSTLASLSGSNFAGKSTAQRYRSGDLNADGAFTIDDVLQFRLDFDAANGVGAFAAMVAGVPEPTGLGLLAIGATIFLGVGRKRPLRSRVRGAAAAASVAMCMLAMNPAQATVYLQQDFNGVALGPKVDETLAGTNVWSKTPPVGWSIDDTGMPATGGVTEWRGWSFASPSWWAAAAEDQGRSQFTKGTGAIAVADPDEWDDIAHAAGTYNSFLKTPSISLAGAGAGAARLRFDSSWMPEGVQTATITVAYNGGAPSEVLRWESEGGNQAFYKQANTNETVVVPLNNPAGATSMQLSFGMTNAGNNWWWAVDNLAVFTPLTLQVDAQSGAMKILGDSSVALTAYEISSPSGSLNPTGWKNGNLDAQNVGTPVPSSADFNGAGGVNAADLAIWKTAFGASAGGDANGDGKTDGADFLRWQRQFGQTSDPASTWLTLLANDSKLIESYLLGSSTFASDRAIGSGYDAVQGARDLQFVYTTLAGEKATGFVQYVNLSPVTAVPEPCGAALMAVGGVACLLRRRHRKTL; encoded by the coding sequence ATGCGTAGCCATCGATTGAGCCTCTGCCTCGCGCTGCTCTCCCTCGCTCTGTGCATCGACGCCTCTTCCGCCGCTGTCAGCAAACGCGTTCTCATCATCGGCGTCGACGGGGCGGGCGGCAGCTACACGCAAACCGCGAACATGCCGAATCTCGACGCCCTCGCCGCGGCGGGCGGGGCTCGTTACGACTGGTTGAACGAGGGCGCCCTCTACGAGAATCCGCCCGAAGGGTACGGCGCCAGCGGGGTTAATTGGTCGACGATCACTACCGGAGCTTCCGCGGCCCATCACGGCGTCATTGACAACAGCTTTGGCGGCAGCCATTTCGATCAATACCCCTTCTTCTTCGAGTATCTCAAGCAGAAAGATCCGTCGCTATACACGGCGTCGATCGTTGATTGGGCGCCGATCAACGACGTGATTCTCGACAAGTCGACCGCGGACCTTTCCGTGCAAGGGGTCGACGACGCCACGGTCGCCAGCACCGCGGTCAACCTGCTCACCAACGGCGATCCCGACGCGATTTTTCTTCACTTCGACCAGGTCGATCACGCTGGGCACAGCATCGGCTGGGGAACCGGCACGTACTACACAGCACTGCAAACTGTCGATGGTCTTATCGGGAACGTGATGGGCGCGCTCAACGCCCGGCCCGGCGTCGTCAACGGCACGGAATCGTGGCTGGTGATGGTGACGGCGGACCACGGCGGGCAGGGACTGTCTCACTACGCGAGCCAGGGGACGATTAACTGGCACGTTCCGTTCGTGATTAGCGGCCCGGCCATCCCCGACGGCGCCGTACTGCCGCAAGGGACGCTGCGGGACGTGGTGCCGACGGCGCTGTGGCACATGGGGGTCGATCCGTTTAGCACGCCCGTCGACGGAAAGGTCGTGGGGCTGACGTTCGGGGCGCCGAACGGGATTGTCGGCGACGTCAACCAAGACGGCATCATCGCCGGCAACGGCAAAGGCCCCGCGGCGAGCGACGACGTTACCGCGTTCGTACAAGGTTGGCTGACCCGCAACCATCCCTCGGTGCTCGAGTCTTACCGCAGCGGCGACTTGAACCTCGACCGCGTCACCGACCTGAAGGATTGGATCATTCTTAATCGTCTCAACCCGGCGATGGCGTCGGCCGCGCTCGCGAGCATTCGCGGCGTTCCGGAGCCCGCCAGTTGCGGACTGGCGGCTTTCGCCGTGGCGGCGCTTGCCGCGTGGCGCCGCAAACTCCGTCGTGCCAGCCGACTGTCGGGCGCTGCGGTGCTCGCAGCAACGGCGGCTACGCCGATCGCGGCGTCGGCGGCGCTCACCGACAATCTGGTCGCGCTGTACGAATTCGACGGCAACTTTCTCGATAGTTCCGGATCGCCGTTTCTCAGCAACGGGACGCCGGTCAACGGCCCCCAGTTCACTGCCGGCAAAATCGGCCAAGCGATGTGGCTGCCGGGAGTGAAAGACTACATGTCGCTCAACCCGGCGACGCTGACGGAACTCAATTTCGGCACGACGACCGACTTTTCCGTTTCGATGTGGGTTCGACAGGACGACTTCGTGAGCGATCCGGCCGTCTTCAGCAACAAGAACTGGGCGACCGGCGACAACGTTGGGATTAACTGGGCCGTCAAAGGGAACGGGGTCTTCGACCTGAATACCCGCGCAAGCGGCGGCAATCGGCTCGACCTCGATACAGCGCAAAACAGCGCCCCGCTCGGCGTCGGCGTCTGGAGCCACGTACTGATGACCATCGATCGCGACGGGCCGACGAAGCTTTACATCAACGGCGTCAACACGGGCACAATCAACCTTTCGTCCCAAGGAACCTTTCAAAGCGGCCTCCCTTGGAACGTCGGGCAGGATGGGACCGGCAACTACGGCCCCGAATTCACCGGCGCCGTCGACGAGTTGGCGATTTGGCGGCGTGCACTCTCGCCGGGCGAGGCGAGCCAACTTTGGAATACCGGCGCGGGAATCGACCTCGGCGCGCAGGTGGTCGATTCGAGGCTGCGGTTGGTGATCGATCGCAACAGCGGCCAGATGACGATTAAGAACAACATGGGAGCCACGCAGCCGATTATCGGCTACCAGATCACCTCCGACGCCGGCGCCTTTAACCGAGCAGGCTGGACGCCAATTGCCGGGCGACTCGATGATTCGGGCAACGGCACCGTCGACGTCGACGATGATTGGGTCGTGTTGACCGCCGCGAACTCGGTGTCGGACTTTAGCGAGGCGTCGCTTGGCGTCGGGGCGCTCGTCAACGGCGCGTCAATCTCGCTCGGCAACGGGTTGTGGGCGAAGTACCACCAAGAAAACAGCGATGTGAAATTCCTGTACGCTGACGGCGTCGGCGACAACCCGCTGGAGGGAATTGTCGAATTCGTCGGCAACGGCGGCTCGGCGTATGTGCGTGGCGACGTCAATTTCGACGGGCGGCTCGATTCGATGGATTGGTCGACGCTTGCAAGTCTCTCCGGCTCGAACTTCGCCGGCAAGTCGACGGCGCAGCGGTATCGCTCGGGCGATCTCAACGCTGACGGGGCCTTCACGATTGACGACGTGCTGCAGTTTCGGCTCGACTTCGACGCTGCCAATGGCGTCGGCGCCTTTGCAGCGATGGTGGCGGGAGTTCCCGAACCGACTGGACTCGGGTTGCTGGCTATCGGTGCGACAATCTTCCTGGGAGTTGGCCGCAAGCGGCCCCTGCGAAGCCGCGTGCGCGGGGCCGCAGCGGCCGCCAGCGTCGCGATGTGCATGCTCGCGATGAACCCTGCTCAGGCGACCGTCTACCTGCAGCAAGACTTCAATGGCGTGGCGCTGGGGCCGAAGGTTGACGAAACGCTCGCCGGGACGAATGTGTGGAGCAAGACGCCTCCTGTGGGTTGGTCGATCGACGACACCGGCATGCCGGCGACGGGCGGAGTGACGGAATGGCGCGGTTGGTCGTTCGCGAGCCCGAGTTGGTGGGCCGCCGCGGCTGAGGATCAGGGGCGTTCGCAGTTCACGAAGGGGACCGGCGCCATCGCCGTCGCCGACCCTGACGAGTGGGACGACATCGCGCACGCCGCCGGGACGTATAACTCGTTCTTGAAGACGCCCTCGATTTCGCTCGCCGGGGCGGGCGCCGGCGCGGCGCGGCTCCGCTTCGACAGCAGTTGGATGCCGGAAGGAGTGCAGACCGCGACGATCACGGTCGCCTACAACGGCGGGGCGCCGTCGGAGGTGTTGCGTTGGGAATCAGAAGGGGGCAACCAAGCGTTTTACAAGCAGGCCAACACGAATGAAACCGTCGTCGTTCCGCTCAACAATCCGGCGGGTGCAACGAGCATGCAGTTGTCGTTCGGCATGACGAACGCCGGAAACAATTGGTGGTGGGCCGTTGACAATCTCGCAGTCTTCACGCCGCTGACGCTGCAGGTCGACGCCCAGTCGGGCGCGATGAAAATCCTCGGCGATTCCAGCGTCGCGCTCACCGCGTACGAGATTTCCAGTCCGAGCGGTTCGCTTAACCCCACGGGTTGGAAGAACGGCAATCTCGACGCCCAGAACGTCGGCACGCCCGTGCCAAGTAGCGCCGACTTCAACGGCGCCGGCGGCGTCAACGCCGCGGACCTTGCGATTTGGAAAACCGCGTTCGGCGCCTCCGCGGGCGGCGATGCGAACGGCGATGGTAAAACCGACGGCGCCGACTTCTTGCGCTGGCAGCGCCAATTCGGTCAGACGAGCGATCCCGCTTCGACGTGGCTCACGCTGCTCGCCAACGACTCAAAGCTCATCGAATCATACCTGTTGGGTAGTTCCACATTTGCGAGTGATCGCGCGATCGGCTCCGGTTATGATGCGGTGCAAGGCGCCCGCGACTTGCAGTTCGTCTATACCACGCTTGCCGGTGAGAAGGCGACGGGCTTCGTTCAGTATGTGAACCTGTCTCCTGTGACGGCTGTGCCGGAACCGTGCGGTGCGGCGCTCATGGCCGTTGGCGGCGTGGCTTGTCTGCTTCGGCGCCGGCATCGTAAGACGCTGTAA
- a CDS encoding PVC-type heme-binding CxxCH protein, giving the protein MRLTARWLWLLALVASLAVSPIRARAQAPPAASPSADAPPTIHVADGFSIELVAGPPLVERPITAAFDDAGHLYVAESSGSNDPVEQQLAEKPHRIVRLTDTDGDGRYDKRVVFADRMMFPEGTMFLDGSLYVSAPPSIWKLTDADGDGVAEQREEWFKGTLTGCANDLHGPYAGRDGWIYWCKGAFAEQVHQVNGREFRSRAAHIWRSRPDGSGLEPVMTGGMDNPVDVVFTPSGERIFSATFLESDGRRDGLAHAIYGGVYGKNHGVLDGHPRTGELMPALLLMNSAAPAGLESYESNHFGDDYRDNLFVAEFNTRKVSRQALTPAGSTFAAASSDFVWGDSVDFHPTDVLMDADGTLLVVDTGGWYKLCCPTSQLWKPDVLGGIYRVRRDDGQSVEDPRGLAIDWNQQTPAELWKLLGDARPAVRHRAARSFARQRDSAGVANFLASRPEDEPLGGNIADDCDQLIADLARTWALIQVERPAAQQLVRVLLNHPHPRVRQAALHGVSLHRDGAAAPQVFALLTDSDPAVRRTAAEASGRLADPMAIPHLLNAAAKADDRVLQHSITYALIELGDAEATSIGIVSDAPSTIAIALLALDQMPGGNLDAGYALAQLDAQNPQLSVAANWIVTHHPEWGSQLADWFRRVLATTPSDSAPRAANDNTSDRDNFSLLVKMLAALSGDANIQALIAATAQDATAPQPARLISLMAMQQAPPADAAAWSAALAAILSSDEHAFHAAALAAARRQAPQSPNDSPLHVALVELFNNPGAAASERLAAAALVAPTLPSLSAPQFAFLTGALNEDSPNTDRTAAADALAAAPLNPDQFAQLVAAIAAAGPLELNKLVGAFAKTNDAAIGRALLDALEDSPALSSLRLDLLRITLKDYDAAVTDRIAAIEALVNVDAAAQRARIEELLPAMASGDVRRGHAVFNSAKASCSACHRMGYGGGVTGPELSKIGEIRTERDLLESILFPSLSFVRSYEPMLLVTSDGRAVSGVIRNETEHEYVIATGPNEEVRLPRDIVEEVQPNTISVMPAGLDKQLTVQELADLVAFLKNAK; this is encoded by the coding sequence ATGCGACTCACCGCTCGTTGGCTTTGGCTGCTCGCGCTTGTTGCGTCTCTCGCCGTTTCGCCCATTCGCGCCCGCGCGCAGGCGCCCCCCGCAGCGTCACCTTCCGCCGACGCTCCACCGACCATCCACGTCGCCGACGGCTTCTCCATTGAGCTCGTCGCCGGCCCGCCACTGGTCGAGCGCCCCATCACCGCCGCCTTCGACGACGCCGGCCACCTCTACGTCGCCGAGTCCTCCGGCTCAAACGATCCCGTCGAGCAACAACTCGCCGAGAAGCCTCACCGCATCGTCCGCCTCACCGATACCGACGGCGACGGCCGCTACGACAAGCGCGTCGTTTTCGCCGACCGGATGATGTTTCCCGAAGGCACGATGTTTCTCGATGGTTCGCTCTACGTTTCGGCCCCGCCGAGTATCTGGAAGCTGACCGACGCCGATGGCGATGGCGTCGCCGAACAGCGCGAGGAGTGGTTCAAGGGAACCCTCACCGGCTGCGCGAACGACCTCCACGGCCCCTACGCCGGCCGCGACGGCTGGATCTACTGGTGCAAAGGCGCCTTCGCCGAGCAGGTTCACCAGGTGAACGGCCGCGAGTTCCGCAGCCGCGCCGCCCACATCTGGCGCAGCCGCCCCGATGGCAGCGGCCTCGAACCGGTGATGACCGGCGGCATGGACAACCCCGTCGACGTGGTGTTCACCCCCAGTGGCGAGCGGATCTTCTCCGCCACGTTTCTCGAAAGCGACGGCCGTCGCGACGGGCTCGCCCACGCCATTTACGGCGGCGTCTACGGCAAGAACCACGGCGTTCTCGACGGCCATCCCCGCACCGGCGAACTGATGCCAGCGCTGTTGCTGATGAACTCCGCCGCCCCTGCGGGCTTGGAAAGTTACGAGTCGAACCATTTTGGCGACGACTACCGCGACAACCTCTTCGTCGCCGAATTCAACACCCGCAAAGTCTCGCGACAGGCGCTCACCCCGGCGGGCAGCACGTTCGCCGCCGCCAGCAGCGACTTCGTCTGGGGCGACAGCGTCGACTTCCACCCGACCGACGTGCTGATGGACGCCGACGGCACGCTGCTGGTCGTCGACACCGGCGGTTGGTACAAGCTTTGTTGCCCGACGTCGCAGCTGTGGAAGCCCGACGTGCTCGGCGGCATCTACCGCGTTCGCCGTGACGATGGTCAGTCGGTTGAAGACCCGCGCGGCCTCGCTATCGACTGGAACCAGCAAACGCCTGCCGAGCTTTGGAAACTTCTCGGCGACGCCCGCCCAGCGGTACGCCATCGGGCGGCACGCTCGTTCGCCCGGCAACGCGATTCGGCCGGCGTCGCCAACTTCCTCGCCAGCCGCCCCGAAGACGAACCGCTGGGCGGGAACATCGCCGACGACTGCGACCAACTCATCGCCGACCTCGCCCGCACTTGGGCGCTCATCCAAGTCGAACGCCCCGCAGCTCAGCAACTGGTCCGCGTTTTACTGAACCATCCCCATCCGCGCGTTCGACAGGCCGCTCTCCACGGCGTCAGTCTCCATCGCGACGGCGCCGCGGCGCCGCAAGTCTTTGCACTCCTCACCGATTCAGACCCCGCCGTCCGCCGCACGGCCGCCGAAGCGAGCGGCAGGCTCGCGGATCCCATGGCCATTCCCCACTTGTTGAACGCCGCCGCGAAGGCTGATGATCGCGTTTTGCAGCATTCAATTACCTATGCTCTCATCGAGCTGGGCGACGCAGAGGCCACCAGTATCGGCATCGTCAGCGATGCTCCTAGCACCATCGCCATTGCGCTACTCGCGCTCGACCAAATGCCTGGCGGTAACCTCGACGCCGGCTACGCCCTCGCCCAGCTTGACGCCCAGAACCCGCAGCTCAGTGTCGCCGCGAATTGGATCGTCACTCACCATCCTGAATGGGGAAGCCAACTCGCTGATTGGTTCCGCCGCGTGCTAGCCACGACTCCCAGCGACTCTGCTCCGCGAGCGGCCAACGACAATACCTCGGACAGAGATAATTTCTCGCTGCTGGTAAAAATGCTCGCCGCTCTGAGCGGCGATGCAAACATCCAAGCGCTCATCGCCGCCACGGCTCAAGACGCCACCGCGCCTCAGCCTGCACGCCTCATCTCTTTGATGGCGATGCAACAAGCCCCGCCCGCCGATGCCGCCGCGTGGTCCGCCGCCCTTGCGGCCATCCTCAGCAGCGACGAGCACGCGTTCCACGCCGCAGCCCTCGCCGCCGCGCGTCGGCAGGCCCCGCAGTCGCCGAACGATTCGCCGCTGCACGTTGCTCTAGTCGAACTTTTTAACAATCCAGGGGCCGCCGCCTCTGAACGCCTCGCCGCCGCGGCCCTCGTCGCGCCGACGCTCCCGTCGCTCAGCGCCCCGCAGTTCGCGTTCCTCACCGGCGCCCTCAACGAAGATTCGCCCAACACCGATCGCACCGCAGCCGCCGACGCCCTCGCCGCTGCGCCCCTCAACCCCGATCAGTTCGCCCAGCTCGTCGCGGCCATCGCCGCGGCGGGGCCGCTGGAGCTGAACAAACTCGTCGGCGCCTTCGCCAAAACCAACGACGCCGCCATCGGCCGCGCCTTGCTCGACGCGCTCGAAGACTCCCCTGCCCTCTCCTCGCTTCGCCTCGATCTGTTGCGAATCACGCTCAAGGACTACGACGCCGCGGTCACCGACCGCATCGCTGCGATCGAAGCGCTGGTGAACGTCGACGCCGCCGCGCAGCGGGCCCGCATCGAAGAGTTGCTCCCGGCGATGGCTTCGGGCGACGTGCGCCGCGGCCACGCTGTCTTCAACAGCGCGAAAGCCTCTTGCTCCGCCTGCCATCGCATGGGCTACGGAGGCGGCGTCACCGGCCCCGAACTCTCCAAAATCGGCGAAATCCGCACCGAGCGCGACCTGCTCGAATCGATCCTTTTCCCCAGCCTCAGCTTCGTCCGCAGCTACGAACCGATGCTGCTCGTCACGAGCGACGGCCGCGCTGTCTCCGGCGTTATTCGCAACGAAACTGAGCACGAGTACGTCATCGCCACCGGCCCGAATGAAGAAGTCCGCTTACCGCGCGACATCGTCGAAGAAGTGCAGCCCAACACGATCTCCGTGATGCCTGCCGGCCTCGACAAACAGCTCACCGTCCAAGAACTTGCCGATCTTGTCGCATTCTTAAAGAACGCCAAGTAA
- a CDS encoding orotidine 5'-phosphate decarboxylase / HUMPS family protein, with the protein MRATVQISLDVLSIDEALATAEMAIRAGVDWLEAGTPLIIAEGMHGVRALRSAFPDVPIVADLKTMDGGYLEAEVMAKAGATHVVVMARAHEETIHMVVKAGRDLGIKVMGDNLGCEDMVAGARRLEDLGCDYVIHHIGYDERRGIAARGLPMPSPLDQLREVVAACSVPVQAVGGLTLEQAVRTPEYGAPLVVLGAPLTIDADAFKTASGDLESSLRLICEKVHAYGDVAK; encoded by the coding sequence ATGCGCGCCACCGTTCAAATCTCGCTTGATGTACTCTCGATTGACGAAGCTCTCGCGACCGCCGAGATGGCGATCCGCGCGGGCGTCGATTGGCTGGAAGCAGGCACCCCGCTGATCATCGCCGAAGGCATGCACGGCGTGCGAGCGCTGCGATCTGCGTTCCCGGACGTGCCGATCGTCGCTGATCTCAAGACGATGGATGGGGGGTACCTCGAAGCCGAGGTGATGGCCAAGGCAGGGGCGACCCACGTTGTCGTCATGGCTCGCGCGCACGAAGAGACGATCCACATGGTGGTGAAGGCTGGCCGTGACCTGGGCATCAAAGTGATGGGCGACAATCTCGGCTGCGAGGATATGGTCGCCGGAGCGCGCCGTCTGGAAGACCTCGGCTGCGACTACGTCATCCATCACATCGGCTACGACGAACGCCGCGGCATTGCCGCGCGCGGCCTGCCGATGCCGAGCCCGCTCGACCAACTCCGCGAAGTCGTCGCCGCCTGCAGCGTGCCGGTGCAGGCAGTAGGAGGGCTGACGCTGGAGCAAGCGGTGCGGACTCCCGAGTATGGCGCGCCCCTGGTGGTGCTCGGCGCCCCGCTGACGATCGACGCCGATGCGTTCAAAACGGCTAGCGGCGATCTCGAATCATCGCTGCGACTTATCTGCGAAAAAGTGCACGCCTACGGCGATGTTGCCAAGTAG
- a CDS encoding zinc-binding dehydrogenase, whose amino-acid sequence MQDLGLVNFSPEPHSVELRDIPRATIADDQVLLEVQAVGVCGSDLHMWTAQQSWQVNYPVVLGHEFCGVIREVGRNVSGWQEGDRVVSETAAVIDPTSPLSRQGLYNLDPNRRGYGAMIDGAMRSFVPVPARILHRMPDGMAFEQAALTEPCCVAFNAVVNNVRIRPGDRVVVLGPGPIGILAAAMARLCGASVAIVGLENDRTRLEVARAYGCEPIVGNPAAWAREVDGLGADGVVDATGVSVALATALDVVRPGGWISKVGWGPQPVGFSLDPLVQKNVTLQGSFSHNWPVWERVIHLIASGTLDVRPITGGVWKLADWHEAFEMMHSGRIVKAVLTPQ is encoded by the coding sequence ATGCAAGATCTCGGACTCGTCAACTTCTCGCCCGAGCCCCATAGCGTCGAACTTCGCGACATCCCCCGCGCGACGATCGCCGACGATCAGGTGCTGCTCGAAGTGCAAGCCGTCGGCGTCTGCGGCAGCGACCTCCATATGTGGACCGCTCAGCAGAGCTGGCAAGTCAACTACCCGGTGGTCTTGGGCCACGAGTTCTGCGGTGTCATCCGCGAAGTCGGTCGCAATGTGAGCGGTTGGCAAGAAGGCGATCGGGTCGTCAGCGAGACGGCGGCGGTGATCGACCCGACGAGCCCGCTGAGTCGCCAAGGACTCTACAATCTCGACCCGAACCGTCGCGGTTACGGGGCGATGATCGACGGCGCCATGCGGAGCTTCGTGCCGGTGCCGGCGCGGATTCTGCACCGCATGCCCGACGGCATGGCCTTCGAGCAGGCGGCGCTCACCGAACCTTGCTGCGTGGCGTTCAACGCCGTGGTGAACAACGTGCGGATCCGCCCTGGCGATCGCGTCGTGGTGCTTGGCCCGGGGCCGATTGGCATTTTGGCCGCGGCGATGGCTCGCCTCTGCGGAGCGAGCGTGGCGATCGTCGGCTTGGAGAACGATCGCACGCGCTTGGAAGTCGCCCGTGCGTATGGCTGCGAGCCAATTGTCGGTAACCCTGCGGCTTGGGCGCGAGAAGTTGACGGCCTCGGCGCCGACGGCGTCGTCGACGCGACCGGCGTTTCGGTCGCGCTGGCGACGGCGCTCGACGTCGTGCGTCCCGGCGGCTGGATCAGCAAAGTCGGCTGGGGCCCGCAGCCGGTCGGTTTTTCGCTCGATCCGCTCGTGCAAAAGAACGTGACGCTACAGGGGAGCTTCAGCCACAACTGGCCGGTTTGGGAGCGCGTGATCCACCTCATCGCCAGCGGCACGCTCGACGTGCGGCCCATCACCGGCGGCGTCTGGAAGCTCGCCGATTGGCACGAAGCGTTCGAAATGATGCACTCGGGGCGGATCGTCAAGGCGGTGCTGACGCCGCAGTAG
- a CDS encoding SDR family oxidoreductase, whose amino-acid sequence MRLQNKSIIVTGSTTGIGEAIARRAIAEGARVLIHGRDEERGRALVTKLGDRATLAIADLADPAAAPQLIDAAIEAYGQLDAIVNNAAWVVRSELKNTDAAMFDKVMAINVRAPMLLVQAAYPHLKKSRGAVLNIGSINAYTGEGNLLAYSVSKGALMTLSRNLADYLCYDHIRVNHFNVGWVLTPNEYETKIKDGLPENWPNEVEPQFAPSGRILKPEEIAAASVYWLSDESRPISGSVVELEQYPIIGRNPTKRGD is encoded by the coding sequence ATGCGACTCCAAAACAAATCCATCATCGTCACCGGCAGCACGACCGGCATCGGCGAAGCGATTGCACGGCGGGCGATTGCCGAGGGAGCTCGGGTACTCATTCATGGTCGTGATGAGGAACGAGGCCGAGCGCTCGTCACGAAACTCGGCGACCGCGCCACGCTCGCCATCGCCGATTTAGCTGATCCCGCCGCAGCGCCGCAGCTCATCGATGCCGCCATCGAGGCTTATGGGCAGTTAGACGCCATCGTCAACAACGCCGCGTGGGTTGTTCGCAGCGAACTAAAAAACACCGACGCCGCGATGTTCGACAAGGTGATGGCGATCAACGTCCGCGCCCCGATGCTGCTCGTGCAGGCGGCGTACCCGCACCTGAAAAAGTCGCGTGGCGCTGTGCTCAACATCGGGTCGATCAATGCCTACACGGGCGAAGGGAACTTGCTCGCGTACAGCGTCTCGAAGGGGGCGCTGATGACCCTCTCCCGCAACCTGGCCGACTACCTCTGCTACGACCACATCCGCGTGAACCACTTCAACGTCGGCTGGGTGCTCACCCCCAACGAATACGAAACGAAGATCAAAGACGGTTTGCCCGAGAATTGGCCGAACGAGGTCGAGCCGCAGTTCGCGCCGTCGGGACGGATCTTGAAGCCCGAGGAAATCGCCGCCGCGTCGGTCTACTGGCTGAGCGACGAGAGTCGCCCCATTAGCGGCAGCGTCGTCGAGTTGGAGCAGTATCCGATCATCGGCCGCAACCCGACGAAGCGAGGCGATTGA